From Amphiura filiformis chromosome 20, Afil_fr2py, whole genome shotgun sequence, a single genomic window includes:
- the LOC140142218 gene encoding uncharacterized protein, with translation MPLSDKRHTSSLRLGNTEHHITHTQAFVERIKDLKLEPDESIVSFDVSALFTSIPVNEALTVVRDLLESDDTWQKETAENLDVDSVIQLLEFCLNTTYFVFRGKFYQQKDGCAMGSPCSPLVVNAYMEFFERKALSSAPHPPRLFLRYVDDTFCVLKTAHVEEFTSHINRQDKNRTFNSPGRKRKTGKFLSSIL, from the coding sequence ACATCCTCTCTCCGCTTAGGTAATACGGAACATCACATCACACATACTCAGGCATTTGTTGAAAGAATCAAAGATCTTAAATTAGAGCCTGATGAGTCTATTGTGTCTTTCGATGTATCAGCTCTATTCACCTCCATACCGGTGAACGAGGCCCTTACGGTGGTTCGTGATTTATTGGAAAGTGACGACACCTGGCAGAAAGAGACAGCAGAAAATCTTGATGTGGACAGTGTTATCCAACTACTTGAATTTTGTCTGAACACCACCTATTTTGTATTCAGAGGGAAGTTTTACCAGCAGAAAGATGGATGCGCGATGGGAAGCCCCTGTAGCCCGTTGGTGGTCAACGCGTACATGGAATTCTTCGAAAGGAAAGCTTTGTCATCAGCTCCTCACCCGCCGCGGTTGTTTCTTCGATATGTCGACGATACATTCTGTGTGTTAAAGACCGCACACGTGGAAGAATTCACCAGTCACATCAACAGGCAGGATAAGAACAGAACATTCAATTCACCAGGGAGGAAGAGGAAGACGGGCAAATTCCTTTCCTCGATTCTTTAA
- the LOC140141890 gene encoding uncharacterized protein has translation MMTSTDDQLQASDDFGTGQSTTVKQRTVGIAYILGIPLGFTGAHHFYLGNYSLGLTYLLTLGLAGFGWIADWFRMKSLVVDANRANQARWRWENQQEGFRDENMLNYVTDNRKLLECYLMLVVTGVLGSHQMYLKRYGWGIAYFLTLGMGGAGYIMDWFRLPRLHRRYKEQLKAKSEGVEFTDQFYHLDDCYVCCIVLGVLGCHRFYLKQYVWGLLFFFTLGFWGIGWLIDMIRLKWIVERANHQIWMGEENRRLLAGQPAPVIYSSGTAYVGAAPTYVEKGGTPMPPPAATMHGYYFPAQAPGYQNLESQPQPPDSTEIGTPTPPPPPYTPVADAASALPESTLVGDGEIEDKPKVMPNAPPPDEQSQ, from the exons ATGATGACGAGTACAGACGATCAATTACAGGCGTCCGATGATTTTGGAACAGGGCAATCAACGACTGTAAAACAGAGAACAGTGGGTATAGCATACATTCTAGGAATTCCACTGG GTTTCACTGGCGCTCATCATTTCTACCTTGGGAACTACTCTCTCGGACTCACATACCTTCTGACTCTTGGCTTAGCAGGTTTCGGATGGATAGCGGATTGGTTTCGTATGAAGAGTCTGGTGGTCGATGCAAATCGAGCCAACCAAGCCAGATGGAGATGGGAGAACCAACAAGAAGGTTTCCGAGATGAAAATATGCTGAACTACGTCACGGATAACCGGAAGTTATTGGAATGTTATCTCATGCTCGTAGTCACCGGTGTCCTAG GTTCCCACCAGATGTACCTCAAACGTTATGGATGGGGGATAGCTTACTTCCTTACGCTAGGGATGGGCGGTGctggatatataatggattgGTTTCGGCTTCCAAGACTACATCGACGATATAAAGAACAGTTGAAAGCCAAAAGCGAGGGAGTGGAATTCACTGACCAATTCTACCATCTTGACGATTGCTATGTTTGTTGTATCGTTCTCGGTGTCCTGGGGTGCCATCGCTTCTACCTCAAACAATACGTATGGGGTCTTCTATTTTTCTTCACTTTGGGGTTCTGGGGTATCGGATGGCTAATCGATATGATTCGATTGAAGTGGATAGTGGAACGGGCGAATCACCAAATATGGATGGGTGAAGAAAACCGTCGCCTATTAGCAGGGCAACCAGCCCCTGTTATTTACTCGTCAGGAACTGCCTACGTAGGTGCAGCACCAACGTACGTAGAAAAAGGTGGTACTCCAATGCCACCTCCAGCTGCTACGATGCATGGGTACTATTTCCCCGCACAAGCTCCGGGGTATCAAAACCTGGAATCACAACCACAACCACCCGATTCTACTGAAATAGGAACACCGACTCCTCCGCCTCCTCCTTATACACCTGTCGCAGACGCAGCTAGTGCGTTGCCTGAATCGACATTAGTAGGTGATGGTGAGATTGAGGACAAACCTAAAGTTATGCCTAATGCTCCTCCACCAGATGAGCAAAGTCAGTGA